The Pseudooceanicola algae genome has a window encoding:
- a CDS encoding RidA family protein, giving the protein MIRSLVPGDIAPPFARYAHGVACEGGSGFVLTSGQLALAPDGSIPEGAESQAALCFANIDSILKEAGSSRDGVLRINAFVTGREHMAGYMAARDAWLADIAHLPASTLMIVSGFTRAEFVVEIEVMAALP; this is encoded by the coding sequence ATGATCCGCAGCCTTGTTCCCGGCGATATCGCCCCGCCCTTTGCCCGCTATGCCCATGGGGTCGCCTGCGAGGGCGGCAGCGGGTTTGTCCTGACCTCCGGACAACTGGCACTGGCGCCCGATGGCTCGATCCCCGAAGGGGCCGAGTCCCAGGCGGCGCTGTGCTTTGCCAATATCGATTCGATCCTGAAAGAGGCCGGCAGTTCGCGCGACGGGGTGCTGCGGATCAATGCCTTCGTGACGGGGCGCGAGCACATGGCGGGGTACATGGCGGCCCGCGATGCCTGGCTGGCCGATATCGCCCATCTGCCAGCATCCACCCTGATGATCGTCTCGGGCTTTACCCGCGCGGAATTCGTGGTGGAGATCGAGGTCATGGCCGCCCTGCCCTGA
- a CDS encoding NAD-dependent epimerase/dehydratase family protein, with amino-acid sequence MKRLLITGAAGNLGKLARARLGHMAEVLRLSDIGPMDPAAGPQEEIVQCDLGDEAAVMDLVADCDGILHLGGYSVEGPWKDIQTANITGVYNLYEAARAHGMPRILFASSNHAIGYHTQDKVLTVEDPMKPDGLYGVSKCFGEAMASLYHSKFGQETAIVRIGSCFEKPADRRMLCTWMSPDDFIHLIECTFRVPMLGCPIIWGVSDNDEGWWDTRTARLIGWRARDNSEIFRAEIEAAAPCPPADAPESLYHGGKFTAEPIHK; translated from the coding sequence ATGAAACGTCTGCTGATCACCGGCGCTGCCGGCAACCTGGGCAAACTGGCGCGCGCACGGCTGGGCCATATGGCCGAGGTGCTGCGTCTTTCCGACATCGGCCCGATGGATCCCGCCGCCGGCCCGCAGGAGGAAATCGTGCAATGTGATCTGGGCGACGAAGCGGCGGTGATGGACCTGGTAGCTGATTGCGATGGCATCCTGCACCTGGGTGGCTATTCCGTCGAAGGCCCGTGGAAGGACATCCAGACCGCCAATATCACCGGCGTCTACAATCTTTACGAAGCGGCCCGCGCCCATGGCATGCCGCGGATTCTCTTCGCCAGTTCGAACCACGCCATCGGCTATCACACCCAGGACAAGGTGCTGACGGTCGAGGACCCGATGAAACCTGATGGGCTTTACGGCGTCTCGAAATGCTTCGGCGAAGCCATGGCTTCGCTCTATCATTCCAAGTTCGGCCAGGAGACGGCGATCGTCCGCATCGGCTCCTGCTTCGAAAAGCCCGCCGACCGGCGCATGCTGTGCACCTGGATGTCGCCGGATGATTTCATCCACCTCATCGAATGCACCTTCCGGGTCCCGATGCTTGGCTGCCCGATCATCTGGGGCGTCTCGGACAACGACGAAGGCTGGTGGGACACGCGCACGGCCCGGCTTATCGGCTGGCGCGCCCGCGACAATTCCGAGATCTTCCGCGCCGAAATCGAGGCGGCCGCCCCCTGTCCGCCCGCCGATGCGCCCGAAAGCCTTTATCACGGTGGCAAGTTCACCGCGGAACCGATCCACAAGTAA
- a CDS encoding FadR/GntR family transcriptional regulator, producing the protein MANDKAGRASPRGNLVADVVTQLRGRIAAQEFTPGDRLPSEARLTEEFSVSRTVIREAIATLRADGLVEPRQGAGVFVLEPVPIAPRPFQILDPARISSIIEMLELRIAVEMEAAALAAARCSPAQEDVIYEAEAEVRRLAEQGQPTSDADLRFHLAVADATNNPRFREFLEVMGLAIIPRSNLPDAGQTPSPDSYISMISGEHRAIADAVAAGDGEAAREAMRTHLLGSQQRYRRLLRDGAK; encoded by the coding sequence ATGGCAAATGACAAAGCGGGGAGGGCATCCCCCCGAGGCAACCTGGTGGCGGATGTCGTCACCCAGCTGCGTGGCCGCATCGCGGCGCAGGAGTTCACGCCGGGCGACCGCCTGCCCTCCGAAGCCCGGCTGACCGAAGAATTTTCGGTCTCGCGCACGGTGATCCGCGAAGCCATCGCCACCCTGCGCGCCGATGGCCTTGTCGAGCCGCGACAGGGCGCCGGGGTTTTCGTGCTGGAACCGGTGCCGATCGCGCCCCGGCCTTTCCAGATCCTGGATCCGGCGCGCATTTCCTCGATCATCGAGATGCTGGAACTGCGGATCGCCGTGGAAATGGAGGCCGCCGCCCTGGCCGCCGCCCGCTGTTCACCCGCGCAGGAAGACGTGATCTACGAGGCCGAAGCCGAGGTCCGCCGCCTTGCCGAACAGGGGCAACCGACCAGCGACGCCGACCTGCGCTTTCACCTGGCGGTGGCCGATGCCACCAACAACCCGCGCTTTCGCGAGTTTCTCGAGGTCATGGGGCTGGCGATCATTCCACGCTCCAATCTGCCGGACGCCGGGCAGACGCCCAGCCCGGACAGCTATATCTCGATGATTTCCGGTGAACATCGCGCAATTGCCGATGCCGTGGCCGCAGGCGATGGCGAGGCCGCCCGCGAGGCGATGCGCACGCACCTGCTGGGAAGTCAGCAACGCTACCGACGGCTTTTGCGCGACGGCGCCAAATAG
- the kdgD gene encoding 5-dehydro-4-deoxyglucarate dehydratase — MDPIALKDSLGSGLLSFPVTPFGADGTFNRASYEDHVGWLSQYPAATLFAAGGTGEFFSLKPGEIPEIVAAAKAVSGDIPIVSGCGYGTEIAVEIAQSAEKAGADGILLIPHYLIDAPQEGLYAHVKKVCQSVGIGVMVYNRDNSILQPDTLARLCDECPNLIGFKDGSGDIGLVRQVTARMGDRLMYLGGMPTAELFAESYLGAGFTTYSSAVFNFVPGLAIEFYEKLRAGDRDRCTEILNDFFYPFMEIRNRSKGYAVSAIKAGVRLQGFDTGPVRSPLTDLKPDEMEMMAALIAPYKR; from the coding sequence ATGGACCCGATCGCCCTGAAGGATTCGCTGGGATCCGGCCTTTTGTCATTCCCGGTCACGCCGTTCGGCGCGGACGGCACCTTCAACCGCGCCAGCTACGAAGACCATGTCGGCTGGCTGTCGCAATATCCGGCCGCGACCCTGTTTGCCGCCGGTGGCACGGGCGAATTCTTTTCGCTGAAGCCCGGCGAAATTCCGGAAATCGTCGCGGCGGCCAAGGCCGTTTCGGGCGATATCCCCATCGTGTCGGGCTGCGGCTACGGCACTGAAATCGCCGTGGAAATTGCCCAATCGGCGGAAAAGGCCGGGGCCGACGGCATCCTGCTGATCCCGCATTACCTGATCGATGCGCCGCAAGAGGGGCTTTATGCCCACGTCAAGAAGGTCTGCCAATCCGTCGGCATCGGCGTCATGGTCTACAACCGCGACAATTCGATCCTGCAGCCCGACACCCTTGCCCGCCTGTGTGACGAATGTCCCAACCTGATCGGGTTCAAGGACGGCTCCGGCGACATCGGGCTTGTCCGGCAGGTCACCGCCAGGATGGGCGACCGGCTGATGTACCTCGGCGGGATGCCCACGGCGGAACTGTTCGCCGAATCCTACCTGGGCGCCGGCTTCACCACCTATTCCTCGGCTGTGTTCAACTTTGTCCCCGGCCTCGCGATCGAATTCTACGAAAAACTGCGCGCCGGCGACCGGGACCGTTGCACCGAGATCCTGAATGATTTCTTCTATCCCTTCATGGAGATTCGCAATCGGTCCAAGGGCTATGCCGTTTCCGCCATCAAGGCCGGGGTCCGATTGCAGGGCTTCGACACCGGGCCGGTCCGGTCGCCCCTGACGGATCTGAAACCGGACGAGATGGAGATGATGGCCGCCCTGATCGCCCCCTACAAACGCTGA
- a CDS encoding mandelate racemase/muconate lactonizing enzyme family protein, with protein sequence MKIDAVRTHILEHRLDTAFESASMRFDKRQHVLVEVICDDGTVGWGECLGPAGPNAAVVRAYANWLIGMDPLETEKVWAVLYNALRDQGQRGLPVTALSGIDVALWDIKGKHFGVPVSTLLGGRFRESVKAYATGAFKRDGVDRASDNAEEIARHRADGFHAAKIKIGFGFDEDLAVIRAVRDAMGSDMRLMIDGNHGYDTVEAIRVGRAAADYGVDWFEEPVTPEHLSAYKELRSMQPIPVAGGETWHTRWGMREPIETRAVDILQPDLCGCGGFSEMKRIADLAALHNIRLVPHVWGTGVQIAASLQFMAAMIPNPVRLNPVEPIMEFDRTENPFRQAILTAPIEHQAGMVRIPSGPGLGIEIDRAALKEFAPKE encoded by the coding sequence ATGAAGATCGACGCCGTCCGCACCCATATCCTGGAACACCGGCTCGACACGGCCTTTGAAAGCGCGTCGATGCGGTTCGACAAGCGCCAGCATGTGCTGGTCGAGGTGATCTGCGATGACGGCACAGTGGGCTGGGGCGAATGCCTCGGCCCCGCGGGACCCAATGCCGCCGTGGTCCGCGCCTATGCCAACTGGCTGATCGGGATGGATCCGCTGGAAACCGAAAAGGTCTGGGCGGTGCTGTACAATGCGCTGCGCGATCAGGGCCAGCGCGGGCTGCCGGTGACCGCGCTGTCGGGCATCGACGTGGCGCTGTGGGATATCAAGGGCAAGCATTTCGGCGTCCCCGTTTCGACCCTTCTGGGCGGGCGGTTCCGCGAAAGCGTCAAGGCCTATGCCACCGGCGCCTTCAAGCGGGACGGAGTCGACCGGGCCTCGGACAATGCCGAGGAAATCGCGCGCCATCGTGCCGATGGTTTCCATGCGGCCAAGATCAAGATTGGCTTCGGTTTCGACGAGGACCTTGCCGTTATCCGCGCCGTGCGCGACGCCATGGGCAGCGACATGCGGCTGATGATCGACGGCAACCACGGCTATGACACGGTCGAGGCGATCCGCGTGGGGCGCGCCGCTGCCGACTACGGTGTCGATTGGTTCGAAGAGCCCGTGACCCCCGAACACCTGTCCGCCTACAAGGAGTTGCGGTCGATGCAGCCCATCCCTGTTGCGGGTGGCGAGACCTGGCACACACGATGGGGCATGCGCGAGCCGATAGAAACCCGTGCGGTGGACATCCTGCAGCCCGATCTCTGCGGCTGTGGTGGCTTTAGCGAAATGAAGCGGATCGCCGATCTGGCCGCCCTGCACAACATCCGGCTGGTGCCGCATGTCTGGGGCACCGGCGTGCAGATCGCCGCCAGCCTCCAATTCATGGCCGCGATGATCCCCAACCCGGTACGTCTGAACCCGGTGGAGCCGATCATGGAATTCGACCGGACCGAGAACCCCTTCCGGCAGGCGATCCTGACCGCACCGATCGAACATCAGGCGGGCATGGTCCGGATCCCCAGCGGCCCCGGCCTCGGGATCGAGATCGACCGCGCCGCGCTGAAAGAATTCGCCCCGAAGGAATAG
- a CDS encoding amidohydrolase family protein: MHRPVSGPKPAIALPRGAVDSHCHMYLPGYPALPGGPANPPEPLPTPAMYRGLMDWLGIDRMIVAQGNAQQDDNASLLACLAEMGSVARGIAAIKPDVGGAEIARLADAGVIGLRIMDLPGGAVGLDALEALDAIAFDMGWVLVTQFNGNRVQELEPRLAALRARWVFDHHGKFFDGALPDGPEVAATQRLIDGGKCWFKLAGCYESSKAGGPDFPDIAALTMKIADHAPERLLWGSNWPHNMAKTEADYPDDQALLDCVLGWLDAPTRQKTLVDNPEAFFNLPPFD, from the coding sequence ATGCATCGTCCCGTTTCCGGCCCCAAGCCCGCCATCGCCCTGCCCCGTGGCGCGGTGGACAGTCACTGCCACATGTATCTGCCGGGCTACCCTGCCCTGCCCGGCGGACCTGCGAACCCGCCCGAGCCGTTGCCGACACCCGCCATGTACCGCGGATTGATGGACTGGCTGGGGATCGACCGGATGATCGTGGCGCAAGGCAATGCACAACAGGACGACAACGCCAGCCTTCTGGCCTGTCTGGCCGAAATGGGCAGCGTGGCCAGGGGGATCGCTGCGATCAAGCCGGATGTCGGCGGTGCAGAGATCGCCCGCCTGGCAGATGCCGGCGTGATCGGTCTGCGGATCATGGACCTGCCGGGCGGCGCAGTCGGCCTCGACGCGCTCGAGGCGCTGGATGCCATCGCCTTCGACATGGGCTGGGTGCTGGTCACGCAATTCAACGGCAACAGGGTGCAGGAGCTTGAACCACGCCTTGCGGCCCTGCGCGCCCGTTGGGTCTTTGATCACCACGGCAAGTTCTTCGACGGCGCCCTGCCCGACGGCCCGGAGGTCGCGGCCACGCAGCGGCTGATCGACGGCGGCAAATGCTGGTTCAAACTGGCCGGCTGCTACGAAAGCTCAAAGGCCGGCGGCCCGGACTTCCCCGACATCGCCGCCCTGACGATGAAGATCGCCGACCATGCGCCAGAGCGCCTCTTGTGGGGCAGCAACTGGCCCCACAACATGGCCAAGACCGAAGCGGACTATCCCGACGATCAGGCGCTGCTGGATTGCGTGCTCGGCTGGCTCGACGCGCCAACCCGTCAGAAAACCCTTGTCGACAACCCCGAGGCATTCTTCAACCTGCCCCCGTTCGACTGA
- a CDS encoding TIGR02466 family protein: MTDKELPQVNAPLGPIKRESHFPTGIYFRDFNDAAEVNSHLLEAVLAERAADETGISRSNVSKLGGWHSQTDLHRKPAFADFSARLLATVTDIGTSLRYDPAYEIAIDNMWAIMNPPGSYNRAHIHPNTLWSGVYYIQVPQESGRIVFTDPRSQALTAPAMFDPSQPRTPESWSEVFFDPRPGRMILFPNWLYHEVAANMSELIGLAGERVILSFNLFQRRRK; encoded by the coding sequence ATGACCGATAAGGAACTGCCCCAGGTGAACGCCCCCTTGGGGCCGATCAAGAGAGAGTCCCATTTCCCGACCGGGATCTATTTCCGCGATTTCAATGACGCCGCCGAGGTGAACAGCCATTTGCTGGAGGCGGTGCTGGCCGAGCGGGCGGCGGATGAGACGGGTATCTCGCGCTCCAACGTATCGAAGTTGGGGGGCTGGCACAGCCAGACGGATCTGCACCGCAAACCGGCTTTCGCGGATTTCTCGGCCCGGCTGCTGGCGACCGTCACGGATATCGGTACATCACTGCGCTATGATCCGGCCTATGAGATCGCGATCGACAACATGTGGGCGATCATGAACCCGCCGGGCAGCTACAACCGCGCCCATATCCATCCCAATACGCTGTGGAGCGGGGTCTATTACATCCAGGTCCCGCAGGAGTCCGGGCGCATCGTTTTCACCGATCCCCGGTCCCAGGCGCTGACCGCCCCGGCGATGTTCGATCCGAGCCAGCCACGGACGCCCGAGAGTTGGTCGGAGGTCTTCTTTGATCCGCGTCCCGGCCGGATGATCCTGTTCCCCAACTGGCTGTACCACGAGGTCGCGGCGAATATGTCCGAGCTGATCGGCCTGGCGGGCGAGCGTGTGATCCTGAGCTTCAACCTGTTTCAGCGGCGTCGGAAATAG
- a CDS encoding replication initiation protein: MIDIPREKLTGSLRRGAVKKHVAAVHVSGKLTLLQRKLSNVLLLNAYDTLISQPVHRIDARTLCLMIGYNSNDQETLKASLRGLAETTAEWDMLDEEGQQEWGVSSLLSYAKLKGGICEYAYSPALAEKMHDPKVFALINLNIQRRFTSGHALALYENCYRFVRTGSTGWWDLDLFRRLMGVADSAYYDTYKHLNAKIIKPAVAEVNRTSNIVVTPETRKMGRSVTDIRFRIAENPQLAILDLDDGAGLRNSEVYARIRALGVSDRLARQWIVEHGDGYVREKLDYIAGQGGVKNAVGYLTAALKQDYRQDEQSGKAADVRGTEVSRRNPATSPRAQRLGRIQDLARARTPTQRDADKRLFLSQLEGAARDDFERYGWMSALNARAILAFWEELSPGAFDGVAPE, encoded by the coding sequence ATGATCGATATTCCCCGCGAAAAGCTGACGGGCAGTTTGCGCCGTGGCGCGGTCAAGAAACACGTGGCGGCGGTGCATGTGTCGGGCAAGCTGACGCTGTTGCAGCGCAAGCTGAGCAATGTGCTGCTGCTGAACGCCTATGACACGCTGATCAGCCAGCCGGTGCACCGGATCGATGCGCGCACCCTGTGCCTGATGATCGGGTACAATTCCAACGATCAGGAAACCCTGAAGGCGTCGCTGCGGGGCCTGGCCGAGACGACGGCGGAATGGGACATGCTGGACGAGGAAGGCCAGCAGGAATGGGGGGTTTCGTCGCTGCTGTCCTATGCCAAGCTGAAGGGGGGGATTTGCGAATATGCCTATTCCCCTGCGCTGGCGGAAAAGATGCACGACCCCAAGGTCTTTGCGCTGATCAACCTGAACATCCAGCGACGGTTCACCAGTGGCCATGCGCTGGCGCTATATGAAAATTGTTATCGGTTCGTGCGGACGGGCAGCACCGGCTGGTGGGATCTGGACCTGTTTCGCCGCCTGATGGGTGTTGCCGACAGCGCCTATTACGACACCTACAAGCACCTCAATGCCAAGATCATCAAGCCCGCCGTAGCCGAGGTGAACCGGACATCCAACATCGTCGTGACGCCGGAAACCCGCAAGATGGGGCGCAGCGTGACCGATATCCGGTTCCGCATTGCCGAGAACCCGCAGCTGGCGATCCTTGACCTGGATGACGGCGCGGGGCTGCGCAATTCCGAGGTGTATGCGCGCATCCGGGCGCTTGGGGTCAGCGACCGTTTGGCGCGGCAATGGATCGTCGAACATGGCGATGGATACGTTCGCGAAAAGCTGGATTACATCGCGGGGCAGGGGGGGGTGAAGAACGCCGTCGGCTATCTGACCGCCGCGTTGAAGCAGGATTACAGGCAGGATGAACAGTCCGGAAAGGCTGCGGACGTTCGGGGAACGGAGGTTTCGCGGCGAAACCCCGCGACCAGCCCAAGGGCGCAGCGTCTGGGGCGAATACAGGATCTGGCGCGGGCCCGGACGCCGACCCAGAGGGATGCGGACAAGCGGTTGTTCCTGTCCCAGCTGGAAGGTGCCGCACGGGACGATTTCGAACGCTATGGCTGGATGTCGGCGCTGAATGCGCGCGCGATCCTTGCCTTCTGGGAGGAGTTGTCGCCGGGGGCTTTCGACGGGGTTGCGCCGGAATAA
- a CDS encoding AAA family ATPase: protein MATKSGGGNRPEVPPYFNIDPAEAASTLSEPINTTRFAKAANFAARGRDDLARRGYAPDGQKRLRKFSTWEVCKYLIPVAPAHMRRVLKSHPDLPQGTGDGNSKWFTLDEVLRLRDHFAAEGDPNREYRAWRPKGLPAKVVAVANFKGGVGKTSTAAHLAMSAALDGYKVLVIDLDSQGSMTSIMGGKVEDEWQTAFPLLARDYAMHLQQENTVREAAGQPAIPFDETLTEALTVSPRNLIQKTHWPNIDLIGAQLNLYWSEFQVPVWRMQARSWPLWDALQNALSDGGLLDDYDVVFLDTPPALGYLTINALSAADILLVPLGASFLEFDSTGRFFDMIYSTFASIEEGENRIRRQDGLPEMRFEWDAVRALITRFDSAQQTDLANVIQAYFGDFMTTYRQEVTAMVGQAGEQVSGIYETDYRDFNRETYVRGRETFDRTWAEVKQVILGTWWRDQQMAEAESQADEPQPEEG from the coding sequence ATGGCCACGAAATCTGGAGGCGGCAACCGACCTGAGGTCCCGCCCTACTTCAACATAGATCCGGCCGAAGCGGCAAGCACCCTGTCGGAGCCGATCAACACTACGCGCTTTGCCAAGGCGGCGAATTTCGCCGCGCGGGGCCGCGATGACCTGGCCCGGCGTGGCTATGCCCCCGACGGTCAGAAGCGGTTGCGCAAGTTCTCGACCTGGGAAGTCTGCAAGTACCTCATCCCCGTCGCGCCCGCCCATATGCGTCGGGTGCTGAAATCCCATCCGGATCTGCCTCAGGGCACCGGCGACGGGAATTCGAAATGGTTCACCCTGGACGAGGTGCTGCGCCTGCGCGATCACTTCGCCGCCGAAGGTGACCCGAACCGGGAATACCGCGCCTGGCGGCCCAAGGGTCTGCCGGCCAAGGTCGTGGCCGTGGCGAACTTCAAGGGCGGCGTGGGCAAGACCTCGACAGCCGCGCATCTGGCCATGTCGGCGGCGCTCGATGGCTACAAGGTTCTGGTGATCGACCTCGACAGCCAGGGCTCCATGACCTCGATCATGGGCGGCAAGGTCGAAGACGAATGGCAGACGGCCTTTCCGCTGCTGGCACGCGATTACGCGATGCATCTTCAGCAGGAAAACACTGTGCGCGAGGCGGCCGGCCAACCCGCGATCCCCTTCGACGAAACCCTTACCGAAGCGTTAACGGTTTCGCCGCGAAACCTTATCCAGAAGACCCATTGGCCCAATATCGATCTCATCGGCGCCCAATTGAACCTCTATTGGTCTGAATTTCAGGTGCCCGTCTGGCGCATGCAGGCCCGGTCCTGGCCGCTTTGGGATGCGCTGCAGAACGCTCTGTCTGACGGCGGGTTGCTGGACGACTATGACGTGGTCTTCCTCGATACGCCCCCGGCACTTGGCTACCTGACGATCAACGCGCTGTCGGCGGCAGATATCCTTCTGGTGCCGCTTGGCGCGAGCTTCCTCGAATTCGATTCCACGGGGCGGTTCTTCGACATGATCTATTCCACCTTCGCCTCGATCGAGGAGGGCGAAAACCGGATCCGGCGACAGGATGGCCTGCCCGAGATGCGGTTCGAATGGGACGCGGTCCGCGCGCTGATCACCCGGTTCGACTCCGCTCAGCAAACAGATCTGGCCAATGTCATTCAGGCCTATTTCGGCGATTTCATGACCACCTACCGGCAGGAAGTCACCGCGATGGTCGGCCAGGCCGGAGAGCAGGTTTCCGGGATCTACGAGACCGATTACCGTGACTTCAATCGTGAGACCTATGTGCGCGGGCGCGAGACCTTTGACCGGACCTGGGCCGAGGTGAAGCAGGTGATCCTGGGTACCTGGTGGCGCGATCAGCAGATGGCAGAGGCCGAAAGCCAGGCAGACGAACCGCAGCCGGAGGAGGGTTGA
- a CDS encoding ParB/RepB/Spo0J family partition protein: protein MAKRRKLETPSDEALSKIEDEFRRETGAGRAPLTAPIAQVAAETAGAHEARPAAERARIAKDQGDAERLRAAESSGLVMQEIPLDLIDGEALVRDRVVLDADEMQELQLSIAANGLRLPVEVFPLEDDGRGYRFGLLSGYRRLRAFQALRGLNAKSGKYEKIKAVVRDPSAMGGTFAAMVEENEIRANLSHFERGRIAVIASQQGAFVNVEAAVEALFPMASKAKRSKIRSFALIFEELGDMLAFPDMIKERDGLKIATALRNGAESQLREALARRVAETPEEEAEMIGEAMTLVEPATPDRSKGGRPRKAAATPREVPLDSGVTLEYAEEGQGWTIRLKGRKLHRDVVEMAVAELERLLGR from the coding sequence ATGGCCAAGAGACGCAAGCTGGAGACGCCCTCGGACGAGGCGCTCAGCAAGATCGAGGACGAGTTTCGCCGCGAAACCGGGGCAGGGCGGGCGCCACTGACGGCGCCGATTGCTCAGGTTGCTGCCGAGACGGCTGGCGCCCATGAGGCGCGACCAGCGGCCGAGCGGGCCCGGATCGCGAAAGATCAGGGCGACGCCGAAAGGCTGCGTGCGGCCGAAAGCAGCGGGTTGGTCATGCAGGAGATCCCTCTGGACCTGATCGACGGAGAGGCCCTGGTCCGGGACCGTGTGGTGCTGGACGCGGACGAAATGCAGGAACTGCAATTGTCCATCGCCGCCAACGGATTGCGCCTTCCGGTCGAGGTATTTCCGCTGGAGGACGACGGGCGCGGCTATCGGTTCGGTCTGCTGTCGGGCTATCGGCGGTTGCGGGCCTTCCAGGCGCTGCGGGGCCTGAACGCCAAGAGCGGGAAGTATGAAAAGATCAAGGCCGTGGTCCGCGACCCTTCGGCCATGGGGGGCACCTTTGCCGCCATGGTCGAAGAAAACGAGATCCGCGCCAATCTGAGCCATTTCGAACGGGGCCGGATCGCCGTGATCGCCAGCCAGCAGGGCGCTTTCGTCAACGTTGAGGCCGCAGTCGAGGCGCTGTTCCCCATGGCGTCCAAGGCAAAGCGGTCGAAGATCCGCAGCTTTGCCCTGATCTTCGAGGAACTTGGCGACATGCTGGCCTTTCCCGACATGATCAAGGAGCGGGATGGCCTGAAGATCGCCACCGCCCTGCGCAATGGCGCGGAATCACAGTTGCGCGAAGCGCTGGCCCGCCGGGTGGCGGAGACGCCCGAGGAAGAGGCCGAGATGATCGGGGAGGCGATGACCCTGGTCGAGCCGGCGACGCCGGACCGCAGCAAGGGCGGACGTCCACGCAAGGCGGCGGCTACCCCGCGCGAGGTCCCTCTGGATAGCGGTGTGACGCTGGAATATGCCGAAGAAGGGCAGGGCTGGACGATCCGCCTGAAGGGCAGGAAGCTGCACCGGGATGTCGTGGAAATGGCCGTCGCGGAACTGGAACGGTTGCTTGGGCGGTAG
- a CDS encoding GntR family transcriptional regulator, with protein sequence MPSDNTTAQPADQTLGQLAYDRIRADILKGQFRPGSPLRLQALKERYGFSFSPLREALNRLQSEQLVVSYAARGFRVTEISTTEMWDAIETRILIDCEAFRRSIRRGDDDWEGRVMGAFHKLSVCFERNLKLGRAATEEETTQLEDRHRAFHGALISASGSNWMQVFSTQLYNQTQRYRWPYFTTEGGNVFLRQSYLAEHRQIAAHAVARREDEAVAMMAKGFRRTGEIIESLLKGQDEVARGT encoded by the coding sequence ATGCCATCGGACAACACCACAGCGCAGCCCGCCGACCAGACCTTGGGCCAGTTGGCCTATGACCGGATCCGGGCCGATATCCTCAAGGGACAGTTCCGCCCCGGCAGCCCGCTGCGCCTGCAGGCGCTGAAGGAACGCTATGGCTTCAGCTTTTCGCCGCTGCGCGAGGCGCTGAACCGGTTGCAGAGCGAGCAGCTGGTCGTGTCCTACGCCGCGCGCGGATTCCGCGTGACCGAGATTTCGACGACCGAGATGTGGGACGCCATCGAAACCCGGATCCTGATCGATTGCGAGGCGTTCCGGCGGTCGATCCGTCGGGGCGACGACGATTGGGAAGGGCGCGTGATGGGGGCCTTCCACAAGCTTTCGGTTTGTTTCGAACGCAACCTCAAGCTGGGGCGCGCGGCGACCGAAGAAGAGACGACACAGTTGGAGGATCGCCACCGCGCCTTTCACGGGGCGTTGATCAGCGCCAGCGGGTCGAACTGGATGCAGGTGTTTTCCACCCAGCTTTACAACCAGACACAGCGCTATCGCTGGCCGTATTTCACGACCGAGGGCGGCAATGTGTTTCTCAGGCAATCCTACCTGGCGGAACACCGTCAGATAGCCGCCCATGCCGTTGCCCGGCGCGAAGACGAAGCCGTCGCGATGATGGCCAAGGGGTTTCGCCGCACGGGCGAGATCATCGAGAGCCTGCTGAAGGGGCAGGACGAGGTCGCGCGCGGCACCTGA